A single Xiphias gladius isolate SHS-SW01 ecotype Sanya breed wild chromosome 22, ASM1685928v1, whole genome shotgun sequence DNA region contains:
- the zbtb7b gene encoding zinc finger and BTB domain-containing protein 7B isoform X1: protein MDAVRHTLPRLQLTVPMPIKTGKVAMSPGEDGLIGIPFPEHSNELLSHLNDQRRTGLLCDLTLTSHGARYPTHRSVMAAVSLYFRRLFGAEEGGSEGGGGFSVCQLDCVAPDALDALLEFAYTATLTIPSSGMRDVLRGAQLLGIQCVADACRDILGETAEAEGETAEEQRAQHTASKRMLEGESGVEKGSRRKTDKKRVKKLGLHYINPSVLNPSPASPVSHPSPPSDSVHSLPSTQPPSPEQEDLRLKSGQNGDPRSIREPGRVSARNGGLLHWLHERPRIAHPPPVVPLNDKLSEDDDMEGFGDDGMLMVGTSIPTSVNERGAATSAMGGGRKRKSQTPQQCPVCQKIIHGAGKLPRHMRTHTGEKPFQCSACGVRFTRNDKLKIHMRKHTGERPYPCPHCPARFLHSYDLKNHLSLHSGARPFECPLCHKAFAREDHLQRHRKGHSCLELRTRRPRRGPDLLEDGRGDEGRREQSNPLEALTSQAHSSAFLPHTVLDGGNGSGVGPPLLFPGDIERGRSLAFQALAQLGPAHRLAGYPEFFLRGMELRGGREAEGEDPGGTHSPAAQRDRWADEVEEEIGDEEAEEEE, encoded by the exons GTGGCAATGTCTCCAGGAGAGGACGGTCTGATTGGGATCCCCTTCCCGGAGCACAGCAATGAGCTCTTGTCCCACCTCAATGACCAGAGGAGGACAGGGCTCCTTTGTGACCTCACCCTAACTTCTCATGGGGCACGCTACCCTACTCACCGCTCAGTAATGGCCGCCGTCAGTCTATACTTCCGTCGGCTGTTTGGGGCAGAGGAGGGGGGCAGcgagggaggaggaggtttcAGTGTTTGCCAGCTGGACTGCGTGGCACCCGATGCCCTGGATGCCCTGCTGGAGTTCGCCTACACCGCCACCCTTACCATCCCGAGCTCTGGGATGAGAGATGTGCTGCGAGGGGCTCAGCTTCTGGGCATCCAGTGTGTGGCTGATGCCTGTAGAGACATACTGGGGGAGACGGCGGAGGCAGAGGGGGAGAcggcagaggagcagagagccCAACACACAGCTAGCAAGAGGATGTTGGAGGGAGAGAGTGGTGTAGAGAAAGGGTCCcgaagaaaaacagacaaaaagagggTGAAAAAACTTGGCCTTCATTACATCAACCCCTCGGTTTTGAACCCATCACCTGCTTCTCCCGTCTCGCACCCTTCGCCGCCATCCGACAGCGTCCACTCCCTGCCATCTACCCAGCCGCCCAGCCCTGAACAGGAGGATCTACGCCTCAAATCTGGGCAGAATGGAGACCCCAGGTCAATCAGAGAGCCAGGGAGGGTTTCCGCACGAAACGGAGGGCTCCTTCACTGGCTGCATGAGCGCCCACGTATAGCCCACCCACCTCCTGTTGTGCCCTTGAATGACAAGCTGTCAGAGGATGATGACATGGAGGGTTTTGGCGATGATGGTATGCTGATGGTAGGCACGTCCATACCTACCTCTGTAAATGAGCGAGGAGCGGCAACGTCAGCAATGGGAGGGGGCAGGAAGAGGAAGTCTCAGACGCCCCAGCAGTGTCCTGTCTGTCAGAAGATCATCCATGGAGCAGGAAAACTGCCCCGACACATGAGGACACACACTGGAGAAAAACCCTTCCAGTGCTCTGCCTGTGGAGTCCGTTTCACCCG GAATGATAAGTTGAAGATCCACATGAGGAAACACACAGGCGAGCGCCCCTACCCGTGCCCCCACTGTCCTGCAAGGTTTCTCCACTCATACGACCTCAAAAACCACCTGTCCCTCCACAGCGGGGCGCGACCCTTCGAGTGCCCGCTCTGCCACAAGGCCTTTGCCCGAGAGGACCACCTCCAGCGTCACCGCAAGGGACACAGCTGCCTGGAGCTGCGCACACGCCGGCCCAGGCGTGGTCCTGACCTCCTGGAGGATGGGAGAGGGGATGAGGGCAGGAGGGAGCAGTCCAACCCTCTTGAGGCTTTGACCTCACAGGCTCACTCCTCAGCATTTCTCCCCCACACGGTGCTGGATGGTGGGAATGGGTCGGGTGTCGGCCCTCCGCTGCTGTTTCCAGGTGACATCGAGAGGGGGCGCTCTCTTGCCTTTCAGGCTCTGGCCCAGCTCGGCCCAGCTCACAGGCTGGCCGGCTACCCGGAGTTCTTCCTGCGAGGAATGGAGCTGCGAGGGGGCAGAGAGGCGGAGGGAGAAGATCCAGGAGGAACCCACTCGCCGGCTGCGCAGCGTGACCGATGGGCAGACGAAGTGGAAGAGGAAATTGGAGAtgaggaagcagaggaagaggaatag
- the zbtb7b gene encoding zinc finger and BTB domain-containing protein 7B isoform X2, translated as MSPGEDGLIGIPFPEHSNELLSHLNDQRRTGLLCDLTLTSHGARYPTHRSVMAAVSLYFRRLFGAEEGGSEGGGGFSVCQLDCVAPDALDALLEFAYTATLTIPSSGMRDVLRGAQLLGIQCVADACRDILGETAEAEGETAEEQRAQHTASKRMLEGESGVEKGSRRKTDKKRVKKLGLHYINPSVLNPSPASPVSHPSPPSDSVHSLPSTQPPSPEQEDLRLKSGQNGDPRSIREPGRVSARNGGLLHWLHERPRIAHPPPVVPLNDKLSEDDDMEGFGDDGMLMVGTSIPTSVNERGAATSAMGGGRKRKSQTPQQCPVCQKIIHGAGKLPRHMRTHTGEKPFQCSACGVRFTRNDKLKIHMRKHTGERPYPCPHCPARFLHSYDLKNHLSLHSGARPFECPLCHKAFAREDHLQRHRKGHSCLELRTRRPRRGPDLLEDGRGDEGRREQSNPLEALTSQAHSSAFLPHTVLDGGNGSGVGPPLLFPGDIERGRSLAFQALAQLGPAHRLAGYPEFFLRGMELRGGREAEGEDPGGTHSPAAQRDRWADEVEEEIGDEEAEEEE; from the exons ATGTCTCCAGGAGAGGACGGTCTGATTGGGATCCCCTTCCCGGAGCACAGCAATGAGCTCTTGTCCCACCTCAATGACCAGAGGAGGACAGGGCTCCTTTGTGACCTCACCCTAACTTCTCATGGGGCACGCTACCCTACTCACCGCTCAGTAATGGCCGCCGTCAGTCTATACTTCCGTCGGCTGTTTGGGGCAGAGGAGGGGGGCAGcgagggaggaggaggtttcAGTGTTTGCCAGCTGGACTGCGTGGCACCCGATGCCCTGGATGCCCTGCTGGAGTTCGCCTACACCGCCACCCTTACCATCCCGAGCTCTGGGATGAGAGATGTGCTGCGAGGGGCTCAGCTTCTGGGCATCCAGTGTGTGGCTGATGCCTGTAGAGACATACTGGGGGAGACGGCGGAGGCAGAGGGGGAGAcggcagaggagcagagagccCAACACACAGCTAGCAAGAGGATGTTGGAGGGAGAGAGTGGTGTAGAGAAAGGGTCCcgaagaaaaacagacaaaaagagggTGAAAAAACTTGGCCTTCATTACATCAACCCCTCGGTTTTGAACCCATCACCTGCTTCTCCCGTCTCGCACCCTTCGCCGCCATCCGACAGCGTCCACTCCCTGCCATCTACCCAGCCGCCCAGCCCTGAACAGGAGGATCTACGCCTCAAATCTGGGCAGAATGGAGACCCCAGGTCAATCAGAGAGCCAGGGAGGGTTTCCGCACGAAACGGAGGGCTCCTTCACTGGCTGCATGAGCGCCCACGTATAGCCCACCCACCTCCTGTTGTGCCCTTGAATGACAAGCTGTCAGAGGATGATGACATGGAGGGTTTTGGCGATGATGGTATGCTGATGGTAGGCACGTCCATACCTACCTCTGTAAATGAGCGAGGAGCGGCAACGTCAGCAATGGGAGGGGGCAGGAAGAGGAAGTCTCAGACGCCCCAGCAGTGTCCTGTCTGTCAGAAGATCATCCATGGAGCAGGAAAACTGCCCCGACACATGAGGACACACACTGGAGAAAAACCCTTCCAGTGCTCTGCCTGTGGAGTCCGTTTCACCCG GAATGATAAGTTGAAGATCCACATGAGGAAACACACAGGCGAGCGCCCCTACCCGTGCCCCCACTGTCCTGCAAGGTTTCTCCACTCATACGACCTCAAAAACCACCTGTCCCTCCACAGCGGGGCGCGACCCTTCGAGTGCCCGCTCTGCCACAAGGCCTTTGCCCGAGAGGACCACCTCCAGCGTCACCGCAAGGGACACAGCTGCCTGGAGCTGCGCACACGCCGGCCCAGGCGTGGTCCTGACCTCCTGGAGGATGGGAGAGGGGATGAGGGCAGGAGGGAGCAGTCCAACCCTCTTGAGGCTTTGACCTCACAGGCTCACTCCTCAGCATTTCTCCCCCACACGGTGCTGGATGGTGGGAATGGGTCGGGTGTCGGCCCTCCGCTGCTGTTTCCAGGTGACATCGAGAGGGGGCGCTCTCTTGCCTTTCAGGCTCTGGCCCAGCTCGGCCCAGCTCACAGGCTGGCCGGCTACCCGGAGTTCTTCCTGCGAGGAATGGAGCTGCGAGGGGGCAGAGAGGCGGAGGGAGAAGATCCAGGAGGAACCCACTCGCCGGCTGCGCAGCGTGACCGATGGGCAGACGAAGTGGAAGAGGAAATTGGAGAtgaggaagcagaggaagaggaatag
- the LOC120784423 gene encoding NADH dehydrogenase [ubiquinone] flavoprotein 1, mitochondrial-like isoform X1, which translates to MLPRRMLWSAVARQVTPRLTYSSAAAQPQVKPKKTTFGPLSDQDRIFTNLYGRHDWRLKGALKRGDWYKTKEIILKGPDWILNEVKISGLRGRGGAGFPTGMKWSFMNKPSDGRPKYLVVNADEGEPGTCKDREIMRHDPHKLIEGCLVAGRAMGARAAYIYIRGEFYNESSNLQVAINEAYKAGLIGKNACGSGYDFDVFVMRGAGAYICGEETALIESLEGKQGKPRLKPPFPADIGVFGCPSTVSNVETVAVAPAICRRGGTWFASFGRERNSGTKLFNISGHVNTPCTVEEEMSIPLRELIERHAGVCLQCSSVLMLVYFEMLTRVPPSSCLIGAGGVRGGWDNLLGVVPGGSSTPIIPQYVCDDVLMDFDDLVRAETALGTAAIIVMDKSTDVIRAIARLVEFYKHESCGQCTPCREGVDWMDKMMWRFVRGEAAVSEIDMIWELSKQIEGHTICALGDGAAWPVQGLIRHFRPVMESRIGQYNNKNPPREPEIEMI; encoded by the exons ATGCTGCCTCGCCGGATGCTGTGGAGCGCCGTGGCGCGTCAGGTCACTCCGCGTCTGACCTACAGCAGCGCAGCGGCGCAGCCACAG GTGAAGCCAAAAAAGACCACATTCGGCCCTCTCAGCGACCAAGACCGGATATTCACCAACTTGTATGGACGGCATGACTGGAG ACTCAAGGGAGCACTAAAAAGAGGTGACTGGTACAAGACTAAGGAGATCATATTGAAGGGACCAGACTGGATACTGAATGAGGTCAAAATCTCAGGGCTCCGGGGCAGAGGGGGAGCAGGTTTCCCGACTGGAATGAAGTGGAGTTTCATGAACAAACCCAGTGATGGCCG GCCTAAGTATCTGGTGGTGAATGCTGATGAGGGGGAGCCTGGGACGTGCAAAGACCGTGAGATAATGCGTCATGACCCCCATAAGCTGATAGAGGGCTGCCTGGTGGCTGGAAGAGCCATGGGTGCCCGTGCTGCATACATCTACATCAGAGGAGAGTTTTACAATGAATCATCCAATCTACAG GTAGCAATTAATGAGGCATACAAAGCAGGACTGATAGGGAAGAACGCCTGTGGCTCAGGGTATGACTTTGACGTGTTTGTAATGCGGGGAGCCGGAGCCTACATCTGCGGAGAAGAGACGGCCCTCATCGAGTCTCTTGAGGGCAAACAAGGGAAACCCCGACTCAAGCCACCATTCCCTGCAGACATAG GGGTTTTTGGATGCCCGTCGACAGTTTCCAATGTGGAGACGGTTGCTGTGGCGCCTGCGATCTGTCGTCGAGGCGGGACCTGGTTTGCCAGCTTCGGGAGGGAGAGGAACTCTGGGACAAAGCTGTTCAACATCTCCGGTCACGTGAACACACCATGCACAGTGGAGGAAGAGATGTCCATTCCTCTGAGGGAGCTAATAGAGAGACACGCAGGTGTGTGCTTACAGTGCTCCTCTGTGTTGATGTTGGTTTACTTTGAGATGTTGACACGAGttcctccctcctcttgtcTGATTGGTGCAGGAGGAGTGAGGGGCGGCTGGGACAATCTATTAGGAGTGGTCCCAGGGGGGTCCTCTACTCCCATCATCCCTCAGTATGTGTGCGATGATGTTTTGATGGATTTCGATGACCTGGTCCGTGCAGAGACTGCTCTGGGAACTGCGGCCATTATAGTTATGGATAAATCG ACAGATGTGATTCGTGCCATCGCACGTTTGGTTGAGTTCTACAAACATGAGAGCTGTGGCCAGTGCACCCCCTGCAGAGAAG GCGTGGATTGGATGGATAAAATGATGTGGAGGTTTGTGCGAGGAGAGGCAGCAGTTTCGGAGATTGACATGATCTGGGAGCTGAGCAAGCAGATCGAGGGACACACCATCTGTGCCCTCGGAGACGGAGCTGCCTGGCCTGTGCAG gGCCTAATCCGCCATTTCCGGCCAGTCATGGAGAGCCGCATTGGTCAGTATAACAACAAAAACCCTCCAAGAGAGCCAGAGATTGAGATGATCTGA
- the LOC120784423 gene encoding NADH dehydrogenase [ubiquinone] flavoprotein 1, mitochondrial-like isoform X3: MLPRRMLWSAVARQVTPRLTYSSAAAQPQVKPKKTTFGPLSDQDRIFTNLYGRHDWRLKGALKRGDWYKTKEIILKGPDWILNEVKISGLRGRGGAGFPTGMKWSFMNKPSDGRPKYLVVNADEGEPGTCKDREIMRHDPHKLIEGCLVAGRAMGARAAYIYIRGEFYNESSNLQVAINEAYKAGLIGKNACGSGYDFDVFVMRGAGAYICGEETALIESLEGKQGKPRLKPPFPADIGVFGCPSTVSNVETVAVAPAICRRGGTWFASFGRERNSGTKLFNISGHVNTPCTVEEEMSIPLRELIERHAGGVRGGWDNLLGVVPGGSSTPIIPQYVCDDVLMDFDDLVRAETALGTAAIIVMDKSTDVIRAIARLVEFYKHESCGQCTPCREGVDWMDKMMWRFVRGEAAVSEIDMIWELSKQIEGHTICALGDGAAWPVQGLIRHFRPVMESRIGQYNNKNPPREPEIEMI, translated from the exons ATGCTGCCTCGCCGGATGCTGTGGAGCGCCGTGGCGCGTCAGGTCACTCCGCGTCTGACCTACAGCAGCGCAGCGGCGCAGCCACAG GTGAAGCCAAAAAAGACCACATTCGGCCCTCTCAGCGACCAAGACCGGATATTCACCAACTTGTATGGACGGCATGACTGGAG ACTCAAGGGAGCACTAAAAAGAGGTGACTGGTACAAGACTAAGGAGATCATATTGAAGGGACCAGACTGGATACTGAATGAGGTCAAAATCTCAGGGCTCCGGGGCAGAGGGGGAGCAGGTTTCCCGACTGGAATGAAGTGGAGTTTCATGAACAAACCCAGTGATGGCCG GCCTAAGTATCTGGTGGTGAATGCTGATGAGGGGGAGCCTGGGACGTGCAAAGACCGTGAGATAATGCGTCATGACCCCCATAAGCTGATAGAGGGCTGCCTGGTGGCTGGAAGAGCCATGGGTGCCCGTGCTGCATACATCTACATCAGAGGAGAGTTTTACAATGAATCATCCAATCTACAG GTAGCAATTAATGAGGCATACAAAGCAGGACTGATAGGGAAGAACGCCTGTGGCTCAGGGTATGACTTTGACGTGTTTGTAATGCGGGGAGCCGGAGCCTACATCTGCGGAGAAGAGACGGCCCTCATCGAGTCTCTTGAGGGCAAACAAGGGAAACCCCGACTCAAGCCACCATTCCCTGCAGACATAG GGGTTTTTGGATGCCCGTCGACAGTTTCCAATGTGGAGACGGTTGCTGTGGCGCCTGCGATCTGTCGTCGAGGCGGGACCTGGTTTGCCAGCTTCGGGAGGGAGAGGAACTCTGGGACAAAGCTGTTCAACATCTCCGGTCACGTGAACACACCATGCACAGTGGAGGAAGAGATGTCCATTCCTCTGAGGGAGCTAATAGAGAGACACGCAG GAGGAGTGAGGGGCGGCTGGGACAATCTATTAGGAGTGGTCCCAGGGGGGTCCTCTACTCCCATCATCCCTCAGTATGTGTGCGATGATGTTTTGATGGATTTCGATGACCTGGTCCGTGCAGAGACTGCTCTGGGAACTGCGGCCATTATAGTTATGGATAAATCG ACAGATGTGATTCGTGCCATCGCACGTTTGGTTGAGTTCTACAAACATGAGAGCTGTGGCCAGTGCACCCCCTGCAGAGAAG GCGTGGATTGGATGGATAAAATGATGTGGAGGTTTGTGCGAGGAGAGGCAGCAGTTTCGGAGATTGACATGATCTGGGAGCTGAGCAAGCAGATCGAGGGACACACCATCTGTGCCCTCGGAGACGGAGCTGCCTGGCCTGTGCAG gGCCTAATCCGCCATTTCCGGCCAGTCATGGAGAGCCGCATTGGTCAGTATAACAACAAAAACCCTCCAAGAGAGCCAGAGATTGAGATGATCTGA
- the LOC120784423 gene encoding NADH dehydrogenase [ubiquinone] flavoprotein 1, mitochondrial-like isoform X4, with amino-acid sequence MLPRRMLWSAVARQVTPRLTYSSAAAQPQKVKPKKTTFGPLSDQDRIFTNLYGRHDWRLKGALKRGDWYKTKEIILKGPDWILNEVKISGLRGRGGAGFPTGMKWSFMNKPSDGRPKYLVVNADEGEPGTCKDREIMRHDPHKLIEGCLVAGRAMGARAAYIYIRGEFYNESSNLQVAINEAYKAGLIGKNACGSGYDFDVFVMRGAGAYICGEETALIESLEGKQGKPRLKPPFPADIGVFGCPSTVSNVETVAVAPAICRRGGTWFASFGRERNSGTKLFNISGHVNTPCTVEEEMSIPLRELIERHAGGVRGGWDNLLGVVPGGSSTPIIPQYVCDDVLMDFDDLVRAETALGTAAIIVMDKSTDVIRAIARLVEFYKHESCGQCTPCREGEELRRGLDG; translated from the exons ATGCTGCCTCGCCGGATGCTGTGGAGCGCCGTGGCGCGTCAGGTCACTCCGCGTCTGACCTACAGCAGCGCAGCGGCGCAGCCACAG aAGGTGAAGCCAAAAAAGACCACATTCGGCCCTCTCAGCGACCAAGACCGGATATTCACCAACTTGTATGGACGGCATGACTGGAG ACTCAAGGGAGCACTAAAAAGAGGTGACTGGTACAAGACTAAGGAGATCATATTGAAGGGACCAGACTGGATACTGAATGAGGTCAAAATCTCAGGGCTCCGGGGCAGAGGGGGAGCAGGTTTCCCGACTGGAATGAAGTGGAGTTTCATGAACAAACCCAGTGATGGCCG GCCTAAGTATCTGGTGGTGAATGCTGATGAGGGGGAGCCTGGGACGTGCAAAGACCGTGAGATAATGCGTCATGACCCCCATAAGCTGATAGAGGGCTGCCTGGTGGCTGGAAGAGCCATGGGTGCCCGTGCTGCATACATCTACATCAGAGGAGAGTTTTACAATGAATCATCCAATCTACAG GTAGCAATTAATGAGGCATACAAAGCAGGACTGATAGGGAAGAACGCCTGTGGCTCAGGGTATGACTTTGACGTGTTTGTAATGCGGGGAGCCGGAGCCTACATCTGCGGAGAAGAGACGGCCCTCATCGAGTCTCTTGAGGGCAAACAAGGGAAACCCCGACTCAAGCCACCATTCCCTGCAGACATAG GGGTTTTTGGATGCCCGTCGACAGTTTCCAATGTGGAGACGGTTGCTGTGGCGCCTGCGATCTGTCGTCGAGGCGGGACCTGGTTTGCCAGCTTCGGGAGGGAGAGGAACTCTGGGACAAAGCTGTTCAACATCTCCGGTCACGTGAACACACCATGCACAGTGGAGGAAGAGATGTCCATTCCTCTGAGGGAGCTAATAGAGAGACACGCAG GAGGAGTGAGGGGCGGCTGGGACAATCTATTAGGAGTGGTCCCAGGGGGGTCCTCTACTCCCATCATCCCTCAGTATGTGTGCGATGATGTTTTGATGGATTTCGATGACCTGGTCCGTGCAGAGACTGCTCTGGGAACTGCGGCCATTATAGTTATGGATAAATCG ACAGATGTGATTCGTGCCATCGCACGTTTGGTTGAGTTCTACAAACATGAGAGCTGTGGCCAGTGCACCCCCTGCAGAGAAGGTGAGGAACTGCG GCGTGGATTGGATGGATAA
- the LOC120784423 gene encoding NADH dehydrogenase [ubiquinone] flavoprotein 1, mitochondrial-like isoform X2: MLPRRMLWSAVARQVTPRLTYSSAAAQPQKVKPKKTTFGPLSDQDRIFTNLYGRHDWRLKGALKRGDWYKTKEIILKGPDWILNEVKISGLRGRGGAGFPTGMKWSFMNKPSDGRPKYLVVNADEGEPGTCKDREIMRHDPHKLIEGCLVAGRAMGARAAYIYIRGEFYNESSNLQVAINEAYKAGLIGKNACGSGYDFDVFVMRGAGAYICGEETALIESLEGKQGKPRLKPPFPADIGVFGCPSTVSNVETVAVAPAICRRGGTWFASFGRERNSGTKLFNISGHVNTPCTVEEEMSIPLRELIERHAGGVRGGWDNLLGVVPGGSSTPIIPQYVCDDVLMDFDDLVRAETALGTAAIIVMDKSTDVIRAIARLVEFYKHESCGQCTPCREGVDWMDKMMWRFVRGEAAVSEIDMIWELSKQIEGHTICALGDGAAWPVQGLIRHFRPVMESRIGQYNNKNPPREPEIEMI; this comes from the exons ATGCTGCCTCGCCGGATGCTGTGGAGCGCCGTGGCGCGTCAGGTCACTCCGCGTCTGACCTACAGCAGCGCAGCGGCGCAGCCACAG aAGGTGAAGCCAAAAAAGACCACATTCGGCCCTCTCAGCGACCAAGACCGGATATTCACCAACTTGTATGGACGGCATGACTGGAG ACTCAAGGGAGCACTAAAAAGAGGTGACTGGTACAAGACTAAGGAGATCATATTGAAGGGACCAGACTGGATACTGAATGAGGTCAAAATCTCAGGGCTCCGGGGCAGAGGGGGAGCAGGTTTCCCGACTGGAATGAAGTGGAGTTTCATGAACAAACCCAGTGATGGCCG GCCTAAGTATCTGGTGGTGAATGCTGATGAGGGGGAGCCTGGGACGTGCAAAGACCGTGAGATAATGCGTCATGACCCCCATAAGCTGATAGAGGGCTGCCTGGTGGCTGGAAGAGCCATGGGTGCCCGTGCTGCATACATCTACATCAGAGGAGAGTTTTACAATGAATCATCCAATCTACAG GTAGCAATTAATGAGGCATACAAAGCAGGACTGATAGGGAAGAACGCCTGTGGCTCAGGGTATGACTTTGACGTGTTTGTAATGCGGGGAGCCGGAGCCTACATCTGCGGAGAAGAGACGGCCCTCATCGAGTCTCTTGAGGGCAAACAAGGGAAACCCCGACTCAAGCCACCATTCCCTGCAGACATAG GGGTTTTTGGATGCCCGTCGACAGTTTCCAATGTGGAGACGGTTGCTGTGGCGCCTGCGATCTGTCGTCGAGGCGGGACCTGGTTTGCCAGCTTCGGGAGGGAGAGGAACTCTGGGACAAAGCTGTTCAACATCTCCGGTCACGTGAACACACCATGCACAGTGGAGGAAGAGATGTCCATTCCTCTGAGGGAGCTAATAGAGAGACACGCAG GAGGAGTGAGGGGCGGCTGGGACAATCTATTAGGAGTGGTCCCAGGGGGGTCCTCTACTCCCATCATCCCTCAGTATGTGTGCGATGATGTTTTGATGGATTTCGATGACCTGGTCCGTGCAGAGACTGCTCTGGGAACTGCGGCCATTATAGTTATGGATAAATCG ACAGATGTGATTCGTGCCATCGCACGTTTGGTTGAGTTCTACAAACATGAGAGCTGTGGCCAGTGCACCCCCTGCAGAGAAG GCGTGGATTGGATGGATAAAATGATGTGGAGGTTTGTGCGAGGAGAGGCAGCAGTTTCGGAGATTGACATGATCTGGGAGCTGAGCAAGCAGATCGAGGGACACACCATCTGTGCCCTCGGAGACGGAGCTGCCTGGCCTGTGCAG gGCCTAATCCGCCATTTCCGGCCAGTCATGGAGAGCCGCATTGGTCAGTATAACAACAAAAACCCTCCAAGAGAGCCAGAGATTGAGATGATCTGA